The Apostichopus japonicus isolate 1M-3 chromosome 12, ASM3797524v1, whole genome shotgun sequence sequence ACTACAATATCACAATGTAATGCTATATAACTCGAAAGATTTGAAAACATGGTTAGTGATTAAGAGCATGAATTAGATTATAGTTCGTTCTGTCGATATTTGAATACAGACGTCTCACTAGATACATTCATTGCCAAGATTATTCTTTCACATTCATGAAATAATATGTCAATTATTTTAACTGTTGTTTgttgaaaagcaaaaaaaaaatagttcgTGCGATTATGACTGATCATACTCCTGTCATTTCTTACCTCCTGACGAGTAAGGGTTCCTAGGATGAATTTCACTCGTTGTGCTATAGTActaaaaaatggaaacaaacaTATATCGATAAAGGTATTCCTAACAGGCTTCTTCATTGACATCGTAAATGACataaaataaacagaaagtaTGTTTATGATAGTATTTAAAAGTTAGAAAGTCTATCCTTTTGATCCTAAATGTATCTTGTTAAGAGGATGTAGCTGAAACGAAAGCAGACCAAAGAACGACAAATAGAGCAGACTTAGATAGGATGGTGAAGAGAACTGCTGACGGAAGTTTGCAAGCGTTAACATCACTACAAACTAGCAAGATAACAGTCACGGGTGACAAGATATCGTATTTTTTAACTGAAGTCATAGCTGACATGTAAATGTTTCTATTAGAAAGTATAGAAACTTACTGTGGACTGATCAAATGACTAAAGGATCACGTTGAATCATGTATGACAAatgttaaacaaaacaatatgcaCGTAACATTCGGAAAGGTGCACTATCCTTGTTTATTGAATGTATTAAGACAATCGGGCTTCCATAAAGAACCCTTTTCAGAATATTTACTAACATCTCTTTTAGCTAATTAGCCAGCTGGACTAGCCAATCAATATTTAGAATAAACAAGTAAAATCCGAGGATTATAGGTTTTAATCAATGAGTCAAACCACGTCAAAGCAATTACATCAATGGAGTTTTATAGATCGAATAGTCAAGTACaacaacaatataaaaacaaaacgtacaaaagaaaacagagTGATAAAATTGAAGTGTGACAACTTTATGTGGTAAATACCACCACGACTCTGTGTCTGGACGATAAATTAGTGTGGAACCGAGTTAATTGCAATCAATTAATATTTACGTTATTAAGACAATTTCAATCTGCATTTGAGTAATTCTCTTTagatttggtaacattttagaaCAATAGTAACATGGTGCATTAAAGGCAGGAGTCTAGCTTATTTGGAAAAGTATATTCATCCAATACATATATTGTCTTTTTGACATACCTCGGATACCTCTGATTCCCCGGAGGAATCAGTTTCCGCATCGGATTCTGACTCATCTGAAGGGTTATATTGCTCTACCTTGCCTGAATGTTTtgataaacaaaataatgaacGCATTTAAAACTGATGGAAGAATTCATTTTCCATGACTAATATTATGTAAGACGCTTAATGCTCTTAAAACGAATATTATACCTCACTACATTGATACTTTATATTAACTACAAATATTACATTGATGAAACGTAATTATTTAAGCTGATTTATAAGATACGATATGTTCAGGAAACAGTCAGCTTTCGTAGTGGGGAGGAGGAAAATTCAACCTTCGTTCTCATTTTTACGATTGAACAAATTTAAGTTTAATGTGGTGTTGTTCACAAGATTTAAAAATAgagatatgtatatgtatgtgtgagGGTGGGGTAAGGAATGTGGGGTTTGGGCATACTAATTCCATAGTACGGTCATGATAGAGAGTGCCATCCAACCGATCTAGGATTTCATAAATTCTAGGAGATTTTTAGGACGTCTGATAAAAACTAGGCGCCATATGGTGTATTCTGagatatatttattgttatgttTCCTCTCCCATTTTTGTCTTCTCCGTTTCATCCCTGACACTTTCAATTTGCTCACCCCCTGTGCCTCCCCGCTCTACTGGTTCCCAAATAGTTACCTTTTTCGTTTGCCCTTTGACGTTGCGAGAACCCGCTTGCTGATGTAATGGATGATGGCAGCTGCGGATGGGAataccataataataataaccacatCTGGGAAATCTTTAGACAAAATAAACAGTCTCCAGcttttttaaacttaaaaatatGGTTTTAACAGAAATGAAGTAAAGTTAATGACTACAGTTTTTAATATGGTTCATTTGTTCATTCAAATGTTATTGGATTGTGTGTTCGAAATATGAGGATAGTTCCAATAAAAGTTTAGTTTACCCCGGAATCAGAAGAAGCTTCTGATCGTGAGGATGATCGTTTTGATGAATCTTGATACAAAACACTCGGTGCAGACTTCCGTGTTTGACGAGTTTCAACCGAACTTGCTAAATAATTGTGAAAATTGAGAACATTATTGCAAATTCATGGAACATTCTCAACACATCTGTTTACCGTAGTTTATATCACACGTGCTTATACATCAGAAACATATCGATGACTTGATAGCTTAAATTCCTAGACATTTTCTATTGTTTGATACTTTTGTAATTTTATGTTTCAAAAGAATTACTTTATCAAAAGAAATACATTATGCAATTAGGAATTACATATATTGGTCATTTTAGTAAGGTTGTTAGCCATTTACATACCTATGAAAGAGTAACTGGTTATTGTCACTATTGAGCAGAACCTTGTTTTGTAGAGGTTCAAATTACAATCAACATTTCGGAATGTGCGACATAATATACTTTACTAGTACGTGATCGTATAAAGAGTTACCAGTCAGAGCTGTGTTTTATTGGTATcgcaatgtaaatatttttatcaatttcTACGTTTAGTTAATTGAACCACGTAGGCCTATCTCTTTTTTTATGCATGCACAATgcttaaaaaaattgtgaaagtgAAAATTAATAACAACGAAAACATATATGAAATGTAACGGAAGAGAAACTTAGAATGACCATTACCTGAATGCGCACTCGTCTTTTTCTTGCTCTGAAGATGAATATAAACAGTGAAATGTCTCATACCATGAAAAGACAAAGTAACACGCTTGCGATTTGAAACTAAATAGTACGATTTATTATATACACTAGTCAGTTTCACTTGTATATCgaatttttcatatttcccaTTTTTTCAAGATGTCTTTAGACTATATTCATCTTTAATGGATTTCCTGTTGCATATTGATCACTTTAGAATGTTGTACTCACTGATTAATTTTTTACAGATTGTATTTTGTGACTTGATCATATTACACTCACCTTGTCTGATGCGTCACTAACACGTCGGGTGATTTGTAACTGGTTCTGAAAGAACTTGATGGTCTTCTTTTGAGATTTTACCTCCTTTTTCAGATCTGTAAGGAGTTGTTTCTCCTGCAAAAATGCAATTGTACATTGGTTCATTTATCATAAAGTCGACTAATAAACCTGCGCTGTGGCAGAGTGGATTGAGGCGGTGGCATTTCAaccaatgaggcttagcaaacAGGAGTTTTGGGGTTCCatccccggccgggtcatagaaAGGTGGATTTTTTATCCAAGAGAAATCTACacttttcccatctgaaatgactttctaaattgaaaagattccgaattttagtttaaatgttgaattggaagccacccgacagtTCTAATTCATAATCCCCAaacgggcttctcccacattcatcgtataaataactgcctgattattattCCACACTGAAATAAGAATAAGTTAGCGACCAATGAAGAAGAGTGAAGTGGCCTTTTAAGGAAGAGTAAGACAGTTTAAATGTCCACAAATTAAGCATCTCGCAGTTACCAAGTTTGAAAATAATCACAGGCAGCTAATTCTAAGATAATGCGGGTGATTTATTGCTCGGGGAAAATAAACTAGCTACCAGCTACTACGGGAACCTTTCATGGAAACTCAAACGGTAATGCCATGAAATTTGAATTTCCTAACTGACTGTACATAATTTTTGTCTAccacatttttaatatttttcttcgaGCGAGGAAACcaaaactgatttcattttaaGAGAAGTTATTTTATGCAATTTCCAGTGTTGGGAAGGTACTGCCTGTAATCACATTGCTTCATATGCCTAACCTAATCGATTCTACGTAcctttttcctttcttcctCAATCGCTTGGTTTCTTAGCTGTTGTTGGTTGAATTGTAATAGGAACGAATCGTCTGTTAATAGATAAAAACGAATTTACGGTTGCATTCAAACGGTAAATTTCAACCTTTACTTCACTGAAGCAATAAGACTTTTCTCATCCAAACCTATATAAAGTTGCTATGACGTTATTTGTCTCTATTCATTCGACCGAACACGAGTGAAgctaaattttgtttaataGACTAGAAAGCCATCAATTTATAGTAGAGATGCAGACCATTCTTATTGGCTTTACATaagaccaaaagaaaaatttgcaaaGGTTAGCGCACATATTGTCAATCTCACGCTAGCCAATACAAAGCATATCCTATTATGACAATTACTTTGGTAATAACTCATTATCTTTCTATGACACAGCATTGTAATTTCATTCAGACTAGTATTGACATTCAATATTTCATGATACCTCATCGGCTCTTAGATGCTCACACATATGGACAAGTAATTGAAATCAAAAGAGAGAGTAAGGTTAACTCTCGAATCGAAAGTGCTAACAAACTTTGATACATTTAATTGTATTATTACGTCGAACGGAGTAGGATTGATTAAATATCAACACTAAACTATAAGACCATTGGTAATTCAACTTACATTCCAATAGAATGTCCTCGTGCATTTCAAAGAGAGTTTTCAATCGCTCTTTTGTAGTCATCGCTGTATCTCCGCGTTTTGATGCTTCACTTAATGACCTTTCCACCGGGAGTTCACTGATGACGAATGCTTTACGTTCTCTTGTTCTAAGTGACGTAAGGAGCACTTTCTGAAATGTAACCAGTTTGATGATCCGATCCTGAGGATTATAATTAGAACAGGGTAAAAACGCAGAATTGTTATAAATCATCATTGTCTTTCGACAATGATGTCATGATGTGGGAAGTTTGTATTCTACAGTCGACTGACGTTAGCAAACATATGTCAAACCTCTTTCTCTGCGAAAGTATATGATGCATCATTTGTAGGACGTCATCTCTACTCATCTTCTACTCTCATTTTGAAATCGGCTTCTATGCatcacaaaatcacaaaaacacaaaaagttcttcacgaaaaaaaaaacaggttttcGGATGTCGATTTAAAGTATTCTCTTTCCCTGTAAGTAATAACTATTTGGtgaactgttttgtttttagtagCAGTACGTCCCACATTATATGAACTTTCGGAGAAGCATGTAATCATGTCGTAGACATGAACAACTGTTGCAACTTGCTGCAACTGAAGACGATCTGGTTAACTTAGGGGGATTGTTTGCCCTGGAAGATTCGATATATCAGCATTTCTAGAGTACGATAACGTAAACAGCATTATTATGTGCGCAATACCCCAACTTAGCCCCGCTACAGTATAAATACTTACgttttataacaatatttttatttttacatcgATAACTTAGTCATTACATATTCATTTCGATGACTTTTGGTTTACACTGAACTTGATGAATTAGCTACTTACCATATCAAATAATGATACAACATTTCTTTTGTTGTCGGCAGCGATGAGTATGTGATCTGGTGTGATCCTGATTTTCCATGATTGTAGGAATGTCACTGCGTGTAAACAGCAACCGTCCACATTTGAATAGATTTGAAGTTGCGTTTTGTCCCATAAAACGAATACTAAATTAAGTACAGAATGAACTGTTATGCTGTTAGCCATGGTGACAACACTCAGAGAATTCTCGAATGTGAGCACCTTTCTGCCTCTTGTAATATCGAGTGACATAGCTTGACCGGATACAGCCAACGTGACGAACATCTTATCCGTGACAACTACCATGTCCGATATGGATTCCTTGGCATCTACGTCTCTTAGTAATATCTCTCCTTTTTTACGAAAATCAAGACCCAAAATAATGACTTTGTTGGACGAAGCTGCAGACAAGAATATCTCATCATCTCTAACAAAAACATTAGAAGGTTGTATTTCCAATCTGACAGATTGCTGTAAACTATTAGTATTCAAATCATAACTTTCAATTTGATTCTTGAATACGACAACAACTTCAGATTTAGTCTTTGACTTGATAAGTGAAACTAAATAGCGACCAGTTTCTTGCCGATGAGGAGTTATCGATATTCTATCGCCACGACCGGCCCTCCCTTTAACACTACCATAGACGAATATCGACGTTTTCATTAAATCTTTATAGTATGCCGATAGTACCACTGTCCCTGACGAAGATGGTTCGGTATTGATATCGTTGATCTGCCATTTGTCTCGGTTGGAATCGTCCGAAATGGATGTTAAACTGTAAACAacaagatatttaaaaaaaaggaaatttaacATAGCCATGTGCATCATTACTTACATTTCTATCGATATTTAGGTATGCATATTGTGACAAGAAAACCAAAATTTTAACGTTGCAGAAAGAATGTTGGTCTCTTTTGACGAACAGAATATATGTCTCAAAGTGTAACATGCGCTATAAATCAAGTTAATTTTCCATATGTTTGGTCTGTACTCATCATATGTGATATTTTACACCAAGGTTCTCTTAATGTAAAAGTTTTTCAAAGGATCCAGTCAAATAATCCCGCCACGCCATTAATATTCTTCCTAAATAAATAGAGAGCCTGGGTTGGTGACAGCGATGGGACGAGTGTTGTTCAATAGCGTACTTCTTACATATCGTGTTCAACAGTAGGGGAATATATTTCCTTGCCATTCAGCTACACCTTATTTGTTTGAGCTTaatgataaaattataaaacatGTTAAAACTTACCGTGTAGGAGTAAGACGTTCTTCTGCCATTTTCTTGTAAAAGTCTAGCGTCTGACATTCAGTGGATGTAAACACTTGGATACATCAAATAATGTCTTCTTTTTGGCAATCAGAGAATCTTTCAAAAAGAAGTACATAAAAAATCATAGAAGTTATAAAGATTTATCATTAATATCGATAACATAAATGGTAAAGATACCATTATAACATACCTGAATTATATACTTGGGTgtcaaaataaagcaaaaactaTTAGCAAACTGACTATTCACTAAAGAGCCATTTGTAAgagaatatgtaaaagtaagtaggcctgacgtttcggtcctagcaggatctgcttcagaggctaaatgacaagttacagaaACTCCGAGGGACAAATAATCACACAGAACACagataggttaatgagcagggtagACACAAAAGAGACTGATGTCAGAAGATTATTAGACAAACCAGGGAGAGGAGAAAGAACCAAAAAAAGTGAAGAGAAGAGGTAGGAACCAAAGGTAGCTTGTCGTTGCAATCTCTTCCCTTTTTGACCTTGACTGCCAATGTAGATGATCTGGACAGAGAGCGGAGTCTCTGCATGGCTTCAGTCTCCCTtttggcactatggcccctggcaatacagttttttttaaagcatCTGTATAGCGAacga is a genomic window containing:
- the LOC139977594 gene encoding uncharacterized protein, with the protein product MAEERLTPTRLTSISDDSNRDKWQINDINTEPSSSGTVVLSAYYKDLMKTSIFVYGSVKGRAGRGDRISITPHRQETGRYLVSLIKSKTKSEVVVVFKNQIESYDLNTNSLQQSVRLEIQPSNVFVRDDEIFLSAASSNKVIILGLDFRKKGEILLRDVDAKESISDMVVVTDKMFVTLAVSGQAMSLDITRGRKVLTFENSLSVVTMANSITVHSVLNLVFVLWDKTQLQIYSNVDGCCLHAVTFLQSWKIRITPDHILIAADNKRNVVSLFDMDRIIKLVTFQKVLLTSLRTRERKAFVISELPVERSLSEASKRGDTAMTTKERLKTLFEMHEDILLEYDSFLLQFNQQQLRNQAIEEERKKEKQLLTDLKKEVKSQKKTIKFFQNQLQITRRVSDASDKSKKKTSAHSASSVETRQTRKSAPSVLYQDSSKRSSSRSEASSDSGLPSSITSASGFSQRQRANEKGKVEQYNPSDESESDAETDSSGESEVSEYYSTTSEIHPRNPYSSGDEDQDRDVVFEREQAQQHLSNLEISDLGMTKLRQHYFNPPTSDPMIESEAAAYARYSPVSRGSVASSPLSTQSLVSVDGENMRIHGTNVKLEIPPNALTESYPIEMNIVSDARFEAHPKSFTDNSSLTVELLPNKLQFRRPVQLFLPHCLKLKQDFNQELVKVYVSHHKEGYQPSWEEMPNVAFQLKADHCVIFLRSFCWVTYRVDDNIVVGKRIRVYTAGKPMNLRDRIVNLEVGYYPDLPGYSQQLHLKDDSLLEQHKQYLFLKEGRKHLYIFLHRIVSKNWKYITPRENPKEVSFKVVSNSEEKSCNFVLERKGRHRDIPTCIFLVGQQDKLMQLTASPKVLES